The Polyangium spumosum genome includes a window with the following:
- a CDS encoding hybrid sensor histidine kinase/response regulator — protein MNTPEKSPKILVVDDNEQNRELVAATVDAEGYEAILTSNGEEALRAFESAQPDCILLDVRMPGLDGFTVCERIRALPGGADVPIIFLTALRDVDTFDRALVAGADDFLTKPVRPTELVVRVQAALRLRRLSAELRDHYDLIRRQRDDLMRLQLQKEMLMSFVIHDLKNPVGSMDLLAQALVRDRALPDDARDTAQHIRDSARRLMRLIHNLLDLSKGEEGKLVPRRSNVDLRALVDVVRDTFDAHARAVRVTLEADVDAPSLVADQDLLLRVLENLTENAIRHAPQGSTVQLSAARRDRAVEVRVTDRGAGIPPEMRERIFDRFVQLDDAASDVASRSGRGLGLTFCKLAVEAHGGEVWVEDATPGTMVCVRVPHDT, from the coding sequence ATGAACACGCCGGAGAAGAGCCCAAAAATCCTGGTCGTCGACGACAACGAGCAGAACAGGGAGCTCGTGGCAGCCACCGTCGACGCCGAAGGATACGAGGCCATCCTGACGTCGAACGGCGAGGAGGCATTACGCGCGTTCGAAAGCGCGCAGCCCGACTGCATCCTGCTCGACGTGCGTATGCCCGGCCTCGACGGATTCACGGTCTGCGAGCGGATCCGCGCGCTGCCCGGTGGCGCGGACGTCCCGATCATCTTCCTCACGGCCCTGCGCGACGTCGACACCTTCGATCGGGCGCTCGTCGCGGGCGCCGACGACTTCCTCACGAAGCCCGTGCGGCCGACCGAGCTCGTCGTCCGTGTCCAGGCCGCGCTCCGCCTCCGCCGCCTGAGCGCCGAGCTGCGTGATCATTATGACCTCATACGACGTCAGCGCGACGACTTGATGCGGCTGCAGCTCCAGAAGGAGATGCTCATGTCCTTCGTCATCCACGACCTGAAAAACCCGGTCGGGTCGATGGACCTGCTCGCCCAGGCGCTCGTGCGCGACAGGGCCCTTCCCGACGACGCCCGCGACACGGCCCAGCACATCCGCGACTCGGCGCGGCGCCTCATGCGGCTCATCCACAACCTGCTCGACCTCAGCAAGGGGGAAGAAGGCAAGCTCGTGCCCAGGCGCTCGAACGTCGATCTGCGCGCGCTCGTCGACGTGGTGCGTGACACGTTCGACGCGCACGCGCGCGCCGTGCGCGTGACCCTGGAAGCGGACGTCGACGCGCCGAGCCTCGTGGCCGACCAGGATCTGCTCCTGCGCGTGCTGGAGAACCTGACGGAGAACGCCATCCGTCACGCGCCCCAAGGCAGCACCGTGCAGCTCAGCGCCGCGCGAAGGGACCGGGCGGTCGAGGTGCGCGTGACGGATCGCGGCGCGGGCATCCCCCCGGAGATGCGCGAGAGGATCTTCGACCGCTTCGTGCAGCTCGACGACGCCGCGTCGGATGTCGCGAGCCGCTCGGGCCGCGGGCTCGGCCTCACCTTCTGCAAGCTCGCGGTCGAGGCGCACGGCGGCGAGGTCTGGGTCGAGGACGCGACGCCCGGAACCATGGTATGCGTGCGGGTACCTCATGACACGTGA
- a CDS encoding MerR family transcriptional regulator yields the protein MREKRALTIGELSKRTGIPVKTLRFYADEGLLPPARRSRANYRLYDEAQVVRVELVRTLREAGLDLATIRKVLARDLSLEDALRLRLAAVEAHVASLSCIAAALRAALRAAPSEEDLRRLWTVTRLSNEERKAVITRFYEQVAEGVPMDAEWRRGMIEASSPKLPDDATAAQLEAWIELAEILADPTFVANMRVMAAVTWDESVDQAALLRAQSEAIAATRAARARGAAPDSAEALVIAERFVRASAAANGKELDDDFRAQLRKTQDPRALRYWELVAAMKGEPLSPEYEDSRWLGSAIARFLER from the coding sequence ATGCGCGAGAAACGAGCCCTCACCATCGGGGAGCTGTCGAAGCGGACGGGGATCCCCGTCAAGACGCTGCGATTTTACGCGGACGAGGGGCTCTTGCCGCCGGCGCGGCGATCACGCGCCAATTATCGGCTTTACGACGAGGCGCAGGTGGTTCGTGTCGAGCTCGTGCGTACGCTCCGGGAGGCGGGGCTCGACCTCGCGACGATCCGCAAGGTGCTCGCCCGGGATCTGTCGCTCGAGGACGCGCTGCGCCTGCGCCTCGCGGCGGTCGAGGCCCACGTGGCCTCGCTCTCGTGTATCGCCGCCGCGCTTCGCGCCGCGCTCCGCGCCGCGCCCAGTGAAGAGGACCTCAGGAGGTTGTGGACCGTGACTCGACTCTCGAACGAAGAACGCAAGGCCGTCATCACCCGTTTTTACGAGCAGGTCGCCGAGGGCGTGCCCATGGACGCCGAATGGCGACGAGGGATGATCGAGGCGAGCTCCCCCAAGCTGCCCGACGACGCCACGGCGGCGCAACTCGAGGCGTGGATCGAGCTCGCCGAGATCCTCGCCGATCCGACGTTCGTCGCGAACATGCGCGTGATGGCGGCCGTGACGTGGGACGAATCGGTCGACCAGGCGGCCCTGCTCCGCGCGCAGAGCGAGGCCATCGCGGCCACGCGCGCGGCGCGGGCGCGGGGCGCGGCGCCGGATTCGGCCGAGGCCCTCGTGATCGCGGAGCGGTTCGTCCGCGCGAGCGCGGCGGCGAACGGCAAGGAGCTCGACGACGATTTCCGCGCGCAGCTACGAAAGACGCAAGATCCGCGCGCGTTACGGTACTGGGAGCTCGTCGCCGCCATGAAGGGTGAGCCCCTCTCGCCCGAATACGAGGACAGCCGCTGGCTCGGCTCCGCAATCGCGAGGTTCCTCGAACGCTGA
- a CDS encoding STAS domain-containing protein — MQNTHDPQRLQDFFHEHPDAQIVASCEGHCLYVNAAASIALGGDVGPETPLSERVHPADFAHFLSEWTALVRSGASAVFTVLLGAKGTKGRAYVVHARRASSGDRVYVSLRPKEADIEADASSVRRREQVLRVILDNLPILVWATDKDGVCTYADGKGMETSAIKVEYLIGKSALDLYPPETTTGLRMALRGTMARHISADNGMYWDNRDIPVLDEHGNVTGTVGMSLDVTELHHAKAELEAKLAFIERQQEVIRNLETPIIQVWDHVLTLPMVGTVDSRRAARVMDDVLGAVSRLSARFAILDLTGVDVIDTATASHLFSIIAGVRLLGAEGIITGIRPTVAQTMVSLGLDLSSVVTLASLRDGLAFCIRRMKEERTTLAGPR, encoded by the coding sequence ATGCAGAACACCCACGATCCGCAACGGTTGCAAGATTTCTTCCACGAGCATCCCGACGCGCAGATCGTTGCGAGCTGCGAAGGGCATTGCCTTTACGTGAACGCGGCGGCCTCGATCGCGCTCGGCGGGGACGTCGGGCCCGAGACCCCGCTGTCCGAGCGGGTGCATCCGGCCGACTTCGCGCACTTCCTCTCCGAGTGGACGGCGCTCGTCAGGAGCGGCGCTTCGGCCGTGTTCACGGTGCTCCTCGGCGCCAAGGGCACGAAGGGCCGGGCCTACGTGGTCCACGCGCGTCGCGCCTCCTCCGGTGACAGAGTGTATGTGTCGTTGCGGCCCAAGGAAGCGGACATCGAGGCCGATGCCTCCTCCGTGCGTCGCCGCGAGCAGGTGCTGCGCGTCATCCTCGACAACCTCCCCATCCTGGTCTGGGCCACCGACAAAGACGGCGTATGCACGTACGCCGACGGCAAAGGCATGGAGACCTCGGCCATCAAGGTCGAGTATCTCATCGGCAAGAGCGCCCTCGACCTCTACCCGCCGGAGACCACCACCGGCCTCCGGATGGCCCTCCGAGGCACGATGGCCCGGCATATCAGCGCCGACAATGGCATGTACTGGGACAACCGGGACATCCCCGTGCTGGACGAGCACGGAAATGTGACCGGGACCGTGGGCATGTCGCTCGACGTCACGGAGCTCCACCACGCCAAGGCCGAGCTCGAGGCGAAGCTCGCGTTCATCGAGCGCCAGCAAGAGGTGATCCGGAATCTGGAGACGCCCATCATCCAGGTCTGGGATCACGTGCTCACCCTGCCCATGGTGGGCACGGTCGACAGCCGCCGCGCCGCGCGCGTCATGGATGACGTGCTCGGCGCCGTCAGCCGTCTTTCTGCGCGTTTCGCCATTCTCGATCTGACGGGCGTGGACGTCATCGATACGGCGACGGCGAGCCACCTGTTTTCCATCATCGCCGGCGTCCGCCTGCTCGGCGCCGAGGGGATCATCACGGGCATCCGGCCGACCGTCGCCCAGACCATGGTCAGCCTGGGCCTCGACCTGTCCAGCGTCGTCACGCTGGCGAGCCTGCGCGACGGTCTTGCGTTCTGCATACGCCGCATGAAGGAAGAGCGGACGACGCTGGCAGGCCCTCGGTGA
- a CDS encoding polyprenyl synthetase family protein: MGSRRARIDATLESLIALEEPRVLFEAMRYSLLAGGKRLRPILCLAACELSGARAEVALPTACAIEMIHTMSLIHDDLPAMDDADCRRGRLASHKMHGEALAILAGDSLLAHSFEVIARHTSGVPAKRILAVIAELGRAAGPRGLAGGQVEDLTHEGKRCVSVETLEDIHHRKTGALLTASVLSGALLGGADGPTKGRLRRYAERLGLAFQIVDDILDVTSTCEALGKSVGRDASAQKATYPRVLGLAESTRLAEALIADAKDELGCFGERAAPLVALAESTIAAIR; encoded by the coding sequence TTGGGCAGCCGTCGAGCGAGGATCGATGCGACGCTCGAGAGCCTGATTGCCCTCGAGGAGCCTCGTGTCCTCTTCGAGGCCATGCGGTATTCCCTGCTCGCCGGCGGCAAGCGCCTGCGCCCCATCCTGTGCCTCGCGGCCTGCGAGCTCAGCGGCGCGCGGGCCGAGGTCGCCCTCCCCACGGCCTGCGCCATCGAGATGATCCACACGATGTCGCTGATCCACGACGACCTGCCGGCGATGGACGACGCGGATTGCAGGCGCGGCCGCCTCGCGAGCCACAAGATGCACGGAGAGGCGCTCGCCATCCTCGCAGGCGACAGCCTGCTCGCCCATTCGTTCGAGGTCATCGCCCGCCACACATCGGGCGTCCCTGCCAAACGAATCCTCGCGGTCATCGCCGAGCTCGGCCGAGCCGCCGGCCCCCGAGGGCTGGCCGGCGGCCAGGTGGAAGATCTCACGCACGAGGGCAAACGGTGCGTCAGCGTGGAGACGCTCGAGGACATCCATCACCGAAAAACCGGCGCGCTCCTCACGGCTTCGGTCCTCTCGGGGGCCCTCCTCGGCGGCGCGGACGGGCCCACGAAGGGCCGCCTGCGCCGATATGCCGAGAGGCTCGGGCTCGCCTTCCAGATCGTCGACGATATCCTCGACGTCACGTCCACCTGCGAGGCGCTCGGCAAGAGCGTGGGCAGGGACGCGTCCGCCCAGAAGGCCACGTATCCACGCGTGCTCGGGCTCGCGGAGTCGACCCGCCTCGCGGAGGCGCTGATCGCGGACGCCAAGGACGAGCTCGGCTGCTTCGGCGAGCGCGCGGCGCCGCTCGTGGCCCTGGCCGAGTCGACCATCGCCGCCATCCGCTGA
- a CDS encoding glycoside hydrolase 5 family protein yields the protein MRYWLPMLACAMTLHAEATSAAGFVRASEGHFQRDGKPYTFLGANFWYGMNLGAEGPEGDRARLARELDRLAALGVTNLRILAATEGPESEPWRILPVLQPSPGEYHEASLLGLDFLLKEMKARGMVAVVCLNNFWPWSGGMAQYLRWSGAGPIPYPPPEPGGSWGGYQAYTASFYSNPAAVEASHDLIRMLLGRRNHFTGVRYTDDPTIMAWELANEPRGGANVEAFNAWIERTAALIKSLDPRHLVTTGTEGETLWPRRSGLDLVKNHRSSSIDYITAHVWVQNWGIYDPGRPATFDSAIQVMTAYLERHIEQAKILGKPLVVEEFGFPRDRGRHDPDATTTARDRYYRAVFEVVLEAIRKGEPVGGANFWAWSGEGRPRLPGGHWRKGDAFLGDPPHEAQGWYGVYDTDQTTLRVIAEYTRKIATGRRRPPHTRP from the coding sequence ATGAGGTACTGGTTGCCGATGCTCGCCTGCGCCATGACGTTGCACGCCGAGGCCACGTCCGCCGCGGGGTTCGTGCGCGCCTCCGAGGGCCACTTCCAGCGCGACGGCAAGCCGTACACGTTCCTCGGCGCGAATTTCTGGTATGGCATGAACCTCGGCGCCGAGGGGCCCGAGGGGGACCGGGCGAGGCTCGCGCGGGAGCTCGATCGCCTCGCGGCCCTGGGGGTCACGAACCTGCGGATCCTCGCGGCGACCGAGGGCCCCGAGTCCGAGCCCTGGCGGATCCTCCCCGTGCTCCAGCCCTCGCCGGGCGAATACCACGAGGCGTCCCTCCTCGGCCTGGATTTCCTGCTGAAGGAGATGAAGGCGCGCGGCATGGTCGCCGTGGTTTGTTTGAACAATTTCTGGCCCTGGTCGGGCGGCATGGCGCAATACCTGCGCTGGAGCGGCGCGGGGCCGATCCCCTATCCCCCGCCCGAGCCCGGCGGGAGCTGGGGCGGCTATCAGGCCTATACGGCGTCCTTTTATTCGAACCCGGCCGCCGTGGAGGCCTCCCACGATCTCATCCGGATGCTGCTCGGCCGCAGAAACCATTTCACCGGCGTGCGATACACGGACGACCCGACGATCATGGCCTGGGAGCTCGCGAACGAGCCGCGGGGCGGGGCGAACGTCGAGGCCTTCAACGCGTGGATCGAGCGCACCGCCGCGCTCATCAAATCGCTGGATCCTCGGCACCTCGTGACCACCGGCACCGAGGGGGAGACGCTCTGGCCGAGGCGGAGCGGCCTCGACCTCGTCAAGAACCACAGGTCCTCGTCGATCGATTACATCACGGCCCACGTCTGGGTCCAGAACTGGGGCATTTACGACCCGGGGCGGCCCGCCACCTTCGACAGCGCCATCCAGGTCATGACGGCCTACCTCGAGCGCCACATCGAGCAAGCGAAGATCCTCGGAAAACCCCTGGTGGTCGAGGAGTTCGGGTTCCCGCGGGACAGAGGCCGCCACGATCCCGACGCGACCACGACCGCGCGGGATCGATATTACCGCGCCGTCTTCGAAGTGGTGCTCGAGGCCATCCGCAAAGGCGAGCCCGTGGGCGGGGCGAATTTCTGGGCCTGGTCCGGGGAGGGCCGGCCGCGCTTGCCCGGCGGCCATTGGCGAAAAGGCGATGCGTTCCTCGGGGATCCACCCCACGAGGCCCAAGGCTGGTACGGCGTGTACGACACGGACCAAACGACGCTCCGCGTGATCGCAGAATATACACGAAAGATCGCCACCGGCAGACGGCGCCCCCCGCACACGAGGCCTTGA
- a CDS encoding UbiA family prenyltransferase, translating into MNASEASITRDKPQARPSMNPVTRELSLMWAFISGDLSTAIIPALLFTLAAWKTAGADPARLPVVLGRSLLYFVLYLYSFCLTNQATGIEEDRRNKPHRPLVTGAVSLRGAWQRWVVVMVMLTLAGAWLGVLEYALGWQLIIVAHNVVRGARSWIVKNLANSLGLVVQLAAAWQMVTPLTPAAWRWIGVLAVIMFPLISVQDLRDMDGDRASNRRTLPLVLGERATRILLTVGFALAPLVIHFALMRPAGARWSVWATDAVLGAVSLWVGARVAWHHTSREDHRTYMLFTYWYCLLLIATIVVL; encoded by the coding sequence ATGAATGCCTCGGAAGCATCCATCACGCGCGACAAGCCGCAGGCGCGCCCCTCCATGAACCCGGTCACGCGCGAGCTGTCGCTCATGTGGGCCTTCATCTCGGGGGATCTCTCCACTGCAATCATCCCTGCGCTCCTGTTCACGCTGGCAGCGTGGAAAACAGCGGGCGCGGATCCGGCTCGGCTGCCGGTCGTGCTCGGCCGCAGCTTGCTCTACTTCGTCCTCTATCTTTATAGTTTTTGCCTGACGAACCAGGCCACGGGTATCGAGGAGGACCGGCGCAACAAGCCGCACCGACCTCTCGTGACGGGGGCCGTCTCGCTCCGCGGGGCATGGCAGCGGTGGGTCGTGGTGATGGTGATGCTCACCCTGGCCGGCGCGTGGCTGGGGGTGCTCGAATATGCGCTCGGATGGCAGCTCATCATCGTGGCGCACAACGTCGTCCGGGGAGCGCGTAGCTGGATCGTCAAGAACCTGGCCAATTCGCTGGGGCTCGTCGTGCAGCTCGCGGCGGCCTGGCAGATGGTCACACCGCTGACGCCCGCGGCGTGGCGATGGATCGGGGTGCTGGCAGTCATCATGTTTCCCCTGATCTCCGTGCAGGATCTGCGCGACATGGACGGCGACCGCGCGAGCAACCGGCGGACGCTGCCGCTCGTGCTCGGAGAGCGCGCCACCCGCATTCTCTTGACCGTCGGCTTCGCGCTGGCGCCGCTCGTCATTCATTTCGCGCTGATGCGCCCCGCCGGCGCGCGGTGGTCGGTCTGGGCGACGGACGCCGTCCTCGGAGCCGTCTCGCTCTGGGTCGGGGCCCGCGTGGCGTGGCACCACACGTCCAGGGAGGACCACCGGACATACATGCTCTTCACGTACTGGTACTGCCTGCTCCTGATCGCGACGATCGTCGTACTCTGA
- a CDS encoding STAS domain-containing protein, with protein sequence MNGHQTEIHRDDERETLLGRIEALERENAALRQKAQEAQRVEDELRASDERFRALLAGLHVGVVVQDPSARIILHNPHALTLLGLTEDQIFGRTSFDPRWSAVHEDGSPCPGEQHPVSVALRTGKPVRGFVMGVDRPALGDRVWLLVTAVPQLDERGAVTAAVVTFTDITARKHAEDLVRAQARMLEEMSTPLVPIGDDIVAMPIVGTVDARRAEMVLETLLAGITRRGARVAILDITGVSVVDAQVATTLVRAAQAARLLGAQVVLTGIRGNVAQTLVELAVDLSGLVTRGTLQGGIAWALARR encoded by the coding sequence GTGAACGGGCACCAGACAGAGATCCACCGGGACGACGAGCGCGAGACGTTGCTGGGCCGTATCGAGGCGCTGGAGCGCGAAAACGCGGCCCTCCGGCAGAAGGCCCAGGAGGCGCAGCGCGTGGAGGACGAGCTCCGCGCGAGCGACGAGCGGTTCCGCGCGCTGCTCGCGGGCCTGCACGTGGGCGTGGTCGTGCAGGATCCGAGCGCGAGGATCATCCTCCACAACCCCCACGCCCTCACGCTGCTCGGCTTGACCGAGGACCAGATTTTCGGCCGAACCTCGTTTGATCCACGGTGGAGCGCGGTGCACGAGGACGGCTCGCCGTGTCCGGGCGAGCAGCACCCGGTCTCCGTCGCGCTCCGGACGGGAAAACCCGTGCGTGGCTTCGTGATGGGCGTCGACCGGCCCGCGCTGGGCGATCGCGTGTGGCTCCTGGTGACCGCGGTTCCGCAGCTCGACGAGCGAGGCGCCGTGACGGCCGCCGTCGTGACCTTCACGGACATCACCGCGCGCAAGCACGCCGAGGATCTGGTGCGCGCGCAGGCCCGGATGCTCGAGGAGATGTCGACGCCGCTCGTGCCGATCGGCGACGATATCGTGGCCATGCCGATCGTCGGCACGGTGGACGCGCGGCGGGCCGAAATGGTGCTGGAGACGCTGCTCGCGGGCATCACACGAAGAGGCGCGCGCGTGGCCATCCTGGACATCACGGGCGTGAGCGTGGTCGACGCGCAGGTGGCGACCACGCTGGTCCGCGCGGCGCAGGCGGCGCGGCTCCTCGGCGCGCAGGTGGTGCTGACGGGCATCCGCGGCAACGTGGCGCAGACGCTGGTGGAGCTCGCCGTGGACCTCTCGGGGCTGGTGACACGAGGCACGCTCCAGGGCGGGATCGCCTGGGCGCTCGCGCGGCGTTAG
- a CDS encoding cyclase family protein, producing MRFLKQVFAVQGEKARVSRRDFLGGAAGAAGVSVLAQMIPGRAHAGPPLPGSAGPFNDDPVTLDWIFSRWDELGVWGDTVGTLVEINEAKRKDALKLGQRGDAKVYSLGEPMRAGNPAFPHDPPRRADYWIAAYGPVGENEFFYQDERFEAFTFQQATQVDDFGHPSFGGWFYGGHRFEQITPRPEILDPLERQALARADSEAANYGPNSILGGTASLGIQNIGPIVTRGLLLDVLGYKLAAGHTSAVTPDGKSLAPGYRITIADLQATMDWEGLGCIEPGDVVIIRTGWSHYWTDEALWPTYLGAAPGPWIAECHWLAQFRPAIVASDTYAMEVFPGPRATALAEGHQVLMVANGIRIGEGFNSAALAADGVYEFMFFDTPYNLAGATCAGNAPAAIGGPRKKKKKP from the coding sequence ATGCGTTTCTTGAAGCAGGTCTTCGCGGTCCAGGGCGAGAAGGCGCGGGTGAGCCGTCGTGATTTCCTCGGCGGCGCGGCGGGCGCGGCGGGCGTCTCGGTGCTCGCGCAGATGATCCCGGGCAGGGCACACGCGGGCCCCCCGCTCCCGGGCTCCGCGGGGCCCTTCAACGACGATCCCGTCACCCTCGATTGGATCTTTTCCCGCTGGGACGAGCTCGGGGTCTGGGGCGACACCGTCGGCACGCTGGTCGAGATCAACGAGGCGAAGCGCAAGGACGCGCTGAAGCTCGGGCAGCGCGGGGACGCGAAGGTGTATTCGCTCGGCGAGCCCATGCGCGCGGGGAACCCGGCGTTCCCGCACGATCCGCCTCGCCGCGCCGATTACTGGATCGCCGCGTACGGGCCCGTCGGCGAGAACGAGTTCTTCTACCAGGACGAGCGGTTCGAGGCATTCACGTTCCAGCAAGCGACGCAGGTCGACGATTTCGGCCACCCGAGCTTCGGCGGCTGGTTCTACGGCGGGCACCGATTCGAGCAGATCACGCCGCGCCCCGAGATCCTCGACCCGCTCGAGCGGCAGGCCCTCGCCCGCGCCGACTCCGAGGCCGCGAACTACGGGCCGAACAGCATCCTCGGGGGCACGGCGTCGCTCGGGATCCAGAACATCGGGCCGATCGTCACGCGGGGCCTGCTCCTCGACGTGCTCGGCTACAAGCTCGCGGCGGGGCATACGAGCGCCGTCACGCCGGACGGGAAATCCCTCGCGCCGGGATATCGGATCACCATCGCGGACCTCCAGGCGACGATGGATTGGGAGGGCCTCGGCTGCATCGAGCCCGGGGACGTGGTCATCATCCGCACGGGATGGAGCCATTACTGGACCGACGAGGCCCTCTGGCCCACGTACCTCGGCGCCGCGCCGGGCCCGTGGATCGCCGAATGCCATTGGCTCGCGCAGTTCCGGCCGGCGATCGTCGCCTCGGATACCTACGCCATGGAGGTCTTCCCCGGCCCGCGGGCGACCGCCCTGGCCGAGGGGCACCAGGTGCTCATGGTCGCGAACGGGATTCGAATCGGCGAGGGCTTCAACTCCGCGGCGCTCGCCGCCGACGGGGTGTACGAGTTCATGTTCTTCGACACGCCCTACAACCTCGCCGGCGCGACCTGCGCTGGAAATGCGCCCGCCGCGATCGGCGGGCCGCGCAAGAAGAAGAAGAAGCCCTAA
- a CDS encoding cytochrome P450 has protein sequence MRIVYPPGPRGLPLVGNLHQIRKDKIAFMLETASHGDIAHFRLGPTDAYLVNHPDHIRDVLIERSDVLPKDWLQRKIVSPFFGNGMLITNGEEHARQRRMAQPAFHPKRLDSYGRVFVEQTLHGIAGWRSGGEYEIDTEMLKMTIQNVCLTLFNADATDIVARAAVAMTTIMDLLSMEFDLALPIPMWLPTEHNRRKREAIRELDSIVMKFAEAWRKSGQDRGDLLSMLMLAHGEGRGGVTHDELRDHLIVMFAAGHETTAFTLVWAWVMISQHPEVEAALWEEVDRVLGGRPPTAEDVPQLVYTSMVVKETLRLYPAGWILSLRQPGEDIRLGGYTIPKGSRIFISPYVTHRDPRYFSEPERFRPERFRPGLDQNIRRGSYIPFGIGPRVCIGNGFAMMEAVLILATVAQRYRVSLLPGQTLVPRGNLALRPPPGVKVRVTERLRSAAAA, from the coding sequence GTGAGAATCGTATATCCGCCCGGGCCCCGAGGGCTGCCGCTCGTGGGCAATCTGCACCAGATCCGCAAGGACAAGATCGCCTTCATGCTGGAGACGGCGTCCCACGGCGACATCGCCCATTTCCGACTGGGCCCCACCGACGCGTACCTCGTGAACCATCCCGATCACATCCGCGACGTGCTCATCGAGCGCTCGGACGTCCTCCCGAAGGACTGGCTGCAGCGGAAGATCGTGTCGCCGTTTTTCGGCAATGGCATGCTCATCACCAACGGGGAGGAGCACGCCCGCCAGCGCCGGATGGCGCAGCCCGCATTCCACCCGAAACGCCTCGACAGTTATGGTCGGGTCTTCGTCGAGCAGACCCTCCACGGGATCGCCGGATGGCGCTCGGGCGGCGAATACGAGATCGACACCGAGATGCTGAAAATGACGATCCAGAACGTCTGCTTGACATTGTTCAACGCAGACGCGACCGACATCGTGGCGCGCGCTGCCGTCGCGATGACCACGATCATGGATCTGCTCAGCATGGAGTTCGACCTGGCGCTGCCCATCCCCATGTGGCTGCCGACGGAGCACAACCGCCGCAAGCGGGAGGCCATCCGCGAGCTCGATTCGATCGTGATGAAGTTCGCGGAGGCCTGGCGCAAGTCCGGGCAGGACAGGGGCGACCTCCTGTCGATGCTGATGCTCGCGCACGGCGAAGGACGCGGGGGGGTCACGCACGACGAGCTGCGCGATCACCTGATCGTCATGTTCGCCGCCGGACACGAGACGACGGCTTTCACGCTGGTATGGGCGTGGGTCATGATCTCGCAGCACCCGGAGGTGGAGGCCGCGTTATGGGAGGAGGTCGACCGCGTGCTCGGCGGGCGCCCGCCGACAGCCGAGGATGTCCCCCAGCTCGTCTATACGAGCATGGTCGTGAAAGAGACGCTGCGCCTCTATCCGGCAGGGTGGATCCTCTCGCTGCGCCAGCCCGGCGAAGACATCCGCCTCGGAGGCTACACGATCCCGAAGGGAAGCCGCATTTTCATCTCGCCGTACGTGACGCACAGGGATCCGCGTTATTTCTCCGAACCCGAGCGTTTTCGGCCCGAGCGCTTCCGGCCGGGGCTCGACCAGAACATCCGCCGTGGGAGCTACATTCCATTCGGGATCGGACCGCGGGTGTGCATCGGCAACGGCTTCGCGATGATGGAAGCGGTGCTCATCCTGGCGACAGTGGCGCAGCGTTATCGGGTGTCGCTCTTGCCAGGGCAAACACTCGTGCCGCGTGGAAACCTCGCGCTCCGGCCGCCTCCGGGCGTGAAGGTGCGGGTCACCGAGCGGCTGCGAAGCGCTGCCGCTGCGTGA